From a region of the Deltaproteobacteria bacterium GWC2_65_14 genome:
- a CDS encoding ATP synthase F0 subunit A: protein MAAGGHEVFSWFNLLGLHVPQYMLSAIMIAVLLVALSLLTFRGKKTDEMVLPEPRFTLRNLLEMILSFLVGIAEDILGHHAKKYMPLLATCFLFILFMNLLGLIPGFVPPTDQMNITVGLAVVVFLSTHYYGVREHGVAYFKHFLGPVWWLAPIMLPIEIVSHLARPLSLSLRLFGNITGDHLVVGIFLGLVPFVVPSIFYGLGVFVSFMQAFIFTVLSMIYIAGAVAHEEEH, encoded by the coding sequence ATGGCGGCCGGCGGGCACGAGGTCTTTTCCTGGTTCAACCTCCTGGGCCTTCATGTCCCGCAGTACATGCTCTCCGCGATCATGATCGCGGTCCTGCTGGTCGCGCTGTCGCTGCTCACCTTCCGGGGGAAGAAGACCGACGAGATGGTGCTCCCGGAGCCCCGGTTCACGCTGCGCAACCTGCTCGAGATGATCCTCTCCTTCCTCGTGGGGATCGCCGAGGATATCCTCGGCCATCATGCGAAGAAGTACATGCCGCTTTTGGCCACCTGCTTCCTCTTCATCCTCTTCATGAACCTGCTCGGGCTGATCCCCGGATTCGTCCCCCCGACCGATCAGATGAACATCACCGTCGGGCTGGCGGTCGTCGTCTTCCTCTCCACCCACTACTACGGGGTGCGGGAGCACGGGGTGGCCTACTTCAAGCACTTCCTGGGGCCGGTCTGGTGGCTGGCCCCCATCATGCTGCCGATCGAGATCGTCTCCCACCTCGCCCGGCCGCTCTCCCTGTCGCTGCGTCTGTTCGGCAACATCACCGGCGACCACCTCGTGGTCGGGATCTTCCTCGGTCTCGTCCCCTTCGTGGTGCCGTCGATCTTCTACGGGCTCGGGGTGTTCGTCTCCTTCATGCAGGCGTTCATCTTCACGGTGCTCTCCATGATCTACATCGCGGGCGCGGTCGCCCACGAGGAGGAGCACTAG